The proteins below are encoded in one region of Pochonia chlamydosporia 170 chromosome Unknown PCv3seq00030, whole genome shotgun sequence:
- a CDS encoding PIF1 protein (similar to Metarhizium robertsii ARSEF 23 XP_007816573.2) — protein sequence MADGDDELGIGYRSDNIGNAVRLIDVFRNAVGSGQITTGSKEISTMVQELCRFQVASLCSTDDLRATVVIERGPRTLGLRGHPSSGAEIPRQEQVRSIKSQQISASKERERMIQGVQSLGSNNTTGHSRAAYSVLHGFGEDDISITAADSETVAGATGPSTSIGFGPATSFLEAGRQLAVSFTLNQRQSIALRLICRQLDRVRRDERGTPQLCQFVGGEGGTGKSRVIEAIAALFASKGISHRLLVTATSGTAAAQINGITIHSACNLSKGILRTSLYTHVDGIRSSSSGDLYIDGQARMDWQEKWLLIVDEVSMLGARTLHAANEQLCKLRGCTEEFGGIPIVVFCGDFHQFRPVQERSILLPSAAIPWGTAVHGVPSQIYDRLERNEPSASEKARTEPVVPRTERGLEEDGPVDIRHVLAMLGQGDDFVADPAEGSEQANAVGEDGNEEEAELESGAEVIHEIISSGMFALDDQPDIRDAEKLQRLFLSTL from the exons ATggctgatggcgatgatgagcTGGGAATAGGGTACCGGTCAGACAATATCGGCAATGCAGTTCGCCTCATTGACGTTTTCAGAAATGCGGTAGGAAGTGGTCAGATCACGACCGGATCAAAAGAAATCTCGACAATGGTGCAGGAACTGTGCCGATTTCAGGTAGCGTCCCTGTGCTCGACGGATGATCTGCGTGCCACGGTGGTTATAGAGCGAGGACCAAGAACACTCGGCCTCCGAGGACACCCGTCTTCGGGGGCAGAGATCCCGAGACAGGAACAGGTCAGGTCTATTAAATCGCAGCAAATAAGCGCGTCcaaggagagggagaggatgatCCAGGGGGTGCAGAGCctgggcagcaacaacacgaCCGGTCACAGTAGAGCTGCGTACAGTGTCCTTCACGGCTTCGGCGAGGACGACATCTCCATAACGGCCGCAGACTCGGAGACTGTCGCCGGGGCCACAGGCCCGTCAACGAGCATCGGGTTTGGGCCGGCCACGTCGTTTCTGGAGGCAGGGAGGCAGCTCGCCGTGTCCTTCACGCTCAACCAAAGACAGAGCATTGCCCTCCGACTGATATGCCGTCAATTGGACCGAGTGCGTCGCGATGAGCGAGGTACTCCCCAGCTCTGCCAATTTGTCGGAGGCGAAGGCGGCACTGGAAAGTCGCGGGTCATCGAAGCTATCGCCGCGCTGTTTGCAAGCAAAGGAATATCGCATCGTCTGCTGGTAACGGCGACAtcaggcacagcagcagcacagaTCAATGGTATTACTATCCACTCCGCGTGCAATTTGTCCAAAGGCATCTTGCGAACAAGTCTATATACGCACGTCGACGGGATTCGTTCTTCCAGCTCGGGTGACCTGTACATCGATGGCCAGGCCAGGATGGACTGGCAGGAGAAATGGCTGCTGATCGTTGACGAGGTCAGCATGCTTGGTGCGCGGACGTTACACGCCGCGAACGAGCAGCTGTGCAAGCTTCGGGGTTGCACGGAAGAGTTTGGCGGGATTCCCATTGTTGTCTTCTGTGGCGACTTCCACCAGTTCCGCCCCGTTCAAGAGAGGTCGATTCTCCTCCCAAGCGCTGCCATTCC CTGGGGTACGGCCGTACATGGCGTACCCTCTCAGATCTACGATCGTTTGGAGCGGAACGAGCCGTCGGCGTCGGAGAAGGCACGAACAGAGCCAGTTGTTCCACGGACAGAGCGTGGTCTGGAAGAGGACGGACCCGTTGATATCCGCCATGTTCTAGCTATGCTCGGCCAAGGAGACGATTTTGTTGCAGATCCAGCCGAGGGGAGTGAGCAGGCTAACGCAGTCGGCGAAGATGGaaatgaggaggaggcggagcttGAGAGTGGCGCCGAGGTGATCCACGAGATCATCTCGTCCGGGATGTTCGCTCTCGATGACCAGCCGGACATCAGGGATGCGGAAAAGTTGCAGCGCTTGTTTTTGTCGACGCTCTGA
- a CDS encoding ATP-dependent DNA helicase PIF1 (similar to Metarhizium robertsii ARSEF 23 XP_007817117.2) has translation MPGALQNSRVMRGQGDESRSVEALKTVSRIWGVDKVQYYQWAYSGINFCNKLCAAARKVSDWEEAVVKLNMLLHRRSQQLGRRPIKYSVNPIESDDLINLRAWSHKDPYVKKNDRERISLVFSNLAARDLPAGFGFDKFGLMVRSGQQQSGGDQLSREEIESRSPWDGGDWVRDRTEGRLREGHGNLARLRTVRRIWGGDKVQYYQWAHRGEDFCKKLCTAARQVSDWDEAVVKLNRLIHRRAEQIGRRKVKQSVDPIDPDDLVNLKAWSHKDPYVKKKDREGIALSLSKLAVTDLPAGFGFDKFGLMVRTEERQLGSVEESGLGVGRCNRQNVVHTGGKQVRTDRNRRRTKVRRPRDGFASKAVARPGDLFRAFRRVRDGDEQATAQVNPGSREIRGSSLGVLGRLEVREGESMALAGIGIRISADVIRAAQNDLGQARAEKDARRGEKKRQGPSNTDGLRSKRARIMVRQERTESDQVEDLASVLRCMNEEFAEKERLSHSQEWSIPVSLEKKVSTVQEYYSAFHDVSTLPIHTCTICYLKYARVDLGEVDWDRWVVSIVEKRDNSPFRCRRCFLPGKKIVACFDCLKHLKRGALSPAAQLHTRLGCEHMFPDELKGLTPIEEKLIALNSCYGFITKYSLADRHRQSVRYPKHVKGNITVFPNNVQELVRDVLPHPLLKVLDEVHVSWQGVEKPANVLSPMIDQLS, from the coding sequence ATGCCAGGCGCGCTGCAGAACAGCCGAGTGATGAGAGGTCAGGGTGACGAATCTAGAAGTGTCGAGGCCCTGAAGACGGTGAGCCGTATCTGGGGCGTAGACAAGGTTCAGTATTACCAGTGGGCGTATAGTGGGATCAATTTCTGCAACAAACTCTGCGCAGCGGCTCGCAAGGTGAGCGATTGGGAAGAAGCTGTAGTGAAGTTAAACATGTTGCTTCACAGACGATCCCAGCAGCTTGGACGACGGCCAATTAAGTACTCGGTCAACCCTATCGAATCGGATGATTTGATAAACTTAAGGGCCTGGTCTCATAAGGATCCATACGTCAAGAAAAATGACCGTGAGAGAATCAGTCTAGTTTTCAGCAATCTGGCTGCCAGAGACTTGCCGGCCGGGTTTGGTTTCGATAAATTCGGGCTGATGGTACGAAGTGGACAGCAACAGTCAGGCGGCGATCAGCTTTCGCGGGAGGAGATAGAAAGCCGGAGTCCTTGGGATGGCGGTGACTGGGTTCGAGACCGCACTGAAGGGCGCCTGCGGGAAGGACACGGGAATCTGGCGCGTTTGAGGACGGTGAGGCGCATCTGGGGCGGAGACAAGGTTCAATATTACCAGTGGGCGCATAGGGGAGAAGATTTCTGCAAAAAACTCTGCACAGCGGCCCGTCAGGTGAGCGACTGGGATGAAGCTGTAGTGAAGTTGAACAGGTTGATTCACAGACGAGCTGAGCAAATTGGGCGACGCAAAGTCAAGCAATCGGTCGACCCTATTGATCCGGATGATTTAGTAAATCTGAAAGCTTGGTCTCATAAAGATCCATatgtcaagaagaaggatcgCGAAGGAATCGCGCTGTCTCTCAGCAAGTTGGCTGTCACAGATCTGCCAGCCGGTTTTGGCTTCGACAAGTTCGGGCTGATGGTACGAACGGAAGAGCGACAACTAGGAAGCGTTGAAGAGAGTGGTTTAGGTGTGGGGCGCTGCAATCGGCAGAATGTGGTACATACGGGTGGCAAACAAGTCAGGACGGACAGGAACCGCCGGCGGACCAAGGTCAGAAGGCCGAGAGACGGCTTCGCAAGCAAAGCCGTTGCTAGGCCGGGGGACCTATTTCGGGCGTTCAGGCGCGTGCGCGACGGGGACGAACAGGCCACGGCGCAGGTAAATCCGGGCTCGAGAGAAATTCGTGGGTCTTCGTTGGGGGTTTTGGGACGCTTGGAAGTGCGCGAGGGAGAGAGTATGGCGCTTGCGGGTATCGGCATCCGAATCTCGGCAGACGTAATTCGGGCTGCGCAAAATGATTTGGGGCAGGCCAGGGCGGAGAAGGATGCTCGGCgaggggagaagaagaggcagggTCCTAGTAACACAGATGGACTGCGATCAAAACGTGCTAGAATCATGGTCCGCCAGGAGAGAACTGAGAGCGATCAAGTGGAGGACCTTGCCAGTGTTCTGCGCTGCATGAATGAAGAATTTGCGGAGAAAGAGCGATTGTCCCACAGCCAGGAATGGAGTATTCCTGTTtctcttgagaagaaggtgtCCACCGTCCAGGAATACTACAGTGCGTTCCATGACGTGAGCACCCTGCCGATACATACCTGCACGATCTGTTATCTGAAGTATGCTAGAGTGGATCTGGGTGAGGTTGATTGGGATCGGTGGGTGGTAAGTATCGTCGAGAAACGTGACAATTCACCTTTTAGGTGCAGGCGGTGCTTTCTGCCGGGAAAGAAGATTGTGGCTTGTTTTGACTGTCTGAAGCACCTTAAAAGAGGTGCCTTGTCTCCTGCAGCCCAGTTGCATACTAGGCTCGGGTGCGAACATATGTTTCCCGACGAGTTGAAGGGCCTTACGCCGATCGAGGAAAAGCTTATCGCGCTGAACTCCTGTTATGGGTTCATCACCAAGTACAGTTTAGCAGacaggcacaggcagagTGTGAGATATCCGAAGCATGTTAAGGGCAACATCACAGTCTTCCCCAATAACGTGCAAGAGCTAGTGAGAGATGTCCTACCTCACCCGCTATTGAAGGTGCTGGATGAGGTGCACGTGTCCTGGCAGGGTGTTGAGAAACCAGCAAATGTGTTATCTCCCATGATAGACCAGTTATCCTGA